A portion of the Sus scrofa isolate TJ Tabasco breed Duroc chromosome 5, Sscrofa11.1, whole genome shotgun sequence genome contains these proteins:
- the APOF gene encoding ovarian and testicular apolipoprotein N precursor, with product MIQTELLFCCVLLSSVTAFPRSAQEGALTFQPPFTETGGPLDMLSNQISLPDPKMCQDLLHVVPSLAPLPEYLSNLALEVALEEVGCLTEAHMLELQLVKMGGKDTTETLIRESKKRNEEKGINDGEIMLRGLEGSPGELRRVQRSVTLPEACQQEGRWVLYELAELIGEFAEKLPSTELVRELKTAAVDVTQKCTDESWQHLEAVGNRLMKNPETKDFTMPMDDQIYFVKRSVAILARVILEFIQKYFQEFFG from the coding sequence ATGATCCAGACTGAGCTGCTCTTTTGCTGTGTCTTGCTGTCCTCGGTGACTGCCTTTCCAAGAAGTGCCCAAGAAGGGGCCCTGACCTTCCAGCCACCTTTCACAGAAACTGGGGGTCCTCTGGACATGCTCTCCAATCAGATCTCTCTCCCAGATCCCAAGATGTGTCAGGATCTCTTGCACGTGGTCCCCTCCTTAGCCCCTCTGCCTGAGTACCTATCCAACTTAGCTCTGGAGGTGGCCCTGGAGGAGGTCGGCTGCCTGACTGAGGCCCACATGCTGGAACTTCAGCTTGTTAAGATGGGAGGAAAGGACACCACTGAAACCCTCATCCGTGAGAGCAAAAAGCGCAATGAAGAAAAAGGGATCAACGATGGTGAGATCATGCTGAGGGGTCTAGAAGGATCCCCGGGGGAGCTTAGGCGGGTCCAGCGCTCAGTTACCCTTCCTGAGGCATGTCAGCAGGAGGGTAGATGGGTGCTCTACGAGCTAGCAGAACTGATAGGTGAGTTTGCTGAGAAGCTCCCTTCCACTGAGCTGGTAAGAGAGTTAAAGACAGCTGCTGTTGATGTCACCCAGAAGTGCACAGATGAGTCCTGGCAGCATTTGGAAGCAGTAGGCAATCGGTTGATGAAAAACCCTGAGACCAAAGATTTCACAATGCCTATGGACGATCAGATATACTTTGTCAAGCGTTCTGTAGCCATTCTGGCACGTGTTATACTGGAATTCATACAGAAATATTTCCAGGAGTTTTTTGGATAG